A single Acidobacteriota bacterium DNA region contains:
- the argH gene encoding argininosuccinate lyase — translation MSGKAGGPATPRLWGGAFDAEVDPVIDAYTRSLPFDHRLAAADLIGSLAHARMLLETGVIDRDSAAAVLSGLSSMLRRVEAGELEVEGVDEDVHTWIERQLTEEIGDAGRRLHTARSRNDQTAVAFRLWQRAEAERAVAAALGLVEALLAQGRQHVDTALPGYTHMQRAQPTTLAQHLLAHAWSVLADAGRLRRAHRSAGLSPLGAGAMAGSPHRIDPVRSAELLGMDAAYPNSMWAVADRDYVAEALFACALAMVHLSRWAEEVVLWTSSEFSFARLQDRAAKGSSIMPQKKNPEPAEILRGKSGRAVGDLVSLLVTVKGLPLTYNSDLQEDKEALFDAFDTVTASFDVARVLGESLEFDREAMAAALEGAYITATDLADLLAAAGVPFRSAHERTGAVVRAAGERGVELWQLPASDLEELVPEIEDREGLLAALRPEASLAAHRSYGGPAPERVREQIDEMDERLAADRRWLESQEPPPIYRAHVEGALLAETIPGAGS, via the coding sequence TTGAGCGGGAAGGCCGGGGGGCCCGCTACGCCCCGCCTGTGGGGCGGCGCGTTCGACGCGGAGGTCGATCCGGTCATCGACGCCTACACGCGGTCGCTGCCGTTCGACCACCGGCTCGCCGCCGCGGATCTGATTGGCTCGCTGGCGCACGCCCGGATGCTGCTGGAGACCGGGGTGATCGACCGGGACTCGGCCGCCGCCGTCCTCTCCGGCCTGAGCTCAATGCTCCGGCGCGTCGAGGCGGGCGAGCTCGAGGTAGAGGGCGTGGACGAGGACGTTCACACCTGGATCGAGCGGCAGCTCACCGAGGAGATCGGCGACGCGGGCCGGCGGCTGCACACCGCCCGCAGCCGCAACGACCAGACGGCGGTCGCCTTCCGGCTGTGGCAGCGGGCGGAGGCCGAGCGCGCGGTCGCCGCGGCCCTGGGCCTCGTCGAGGCCCTGCTCGCTCAGGGGCGGCAGCACGTGGACACGGCTCTTCCCGGTTACACCCACATGCAGCGCGCCCAGCCGACGACACTGGCGCAGCACCTGCTCGCCCACGCCTGGTCGGTCCTGGCGGACGCCGGAAGGCTCCGGCGGGCCCACCGGTCGGCTGGTTTGAGCCCGCTCGGCGCCGGGGCGATGGCCGGCTCGCCCCACCGGATCGACCCCGTCCGCAGCGCCGAACTGCTCGGCATGGACGCCGCCTATCCGAACAGCATGTGGGCCGTGGCGGACCGCGACTACGTCGCCGAAGCGCTCTTCGCCTGCGCGCTCGCCATGGTCCACCTGTCCCGCTGGGCCGAAGAAGTCGTGCTCTGGACGTCGAGCGAGTTCTCCTTCGCCCGGCTCCAGGACCGGGCCGCCAAGGGCTCGAGCATCATGCCGCAGAAGAAGAACCCGGAACCCGCGGAGATCCTGCGCGGGAAATCGGGCCGCGCGGTGGGCGACCTGGTCTCCCTGCTGGTGACGGTGAAGGGCCTGCCGCTGACGTACAACAGCGATCTGCAGGAGGACAAGGAGGCCCTGTTCGACGCCTTCGACACGGTGACCGCCTCGTTCGACGTGGCCCGGGTGCTGGGCGAGAGTCTCGAGTTCGACCGCGAGGCGATGGCGGCGGCGCTGGAGGGTGCGTACATCACCGCCACCGATCTGGCCGATCTCCTGGCCGCGGCGGGCGTGCCGTTCCGCAGCGCCCATGAGCGCACCGGCGCCGTGGTCCGCGCCGCCGGCGAGCGTGGTGTGGAGCTGTGGCAGCTTCCGGCCTCGGATCTCGAGGAGCTCGTGCCGGAGATCGAGGACCGGGAGGGGTTGCTGGCCGCGCTACGGCCGGAGGCCTCGCTCGCCGCCCATCGAAGCTACGGCGGGCCGGCGCCGGAACGGGTCCGCGAGCAGATCGACGAGATGGACGAGCGGCTCGCGGCGGATCGACGGTGGTTGGAGTCGCAGGAGCCGCCGCCGATCTACCGGGCCCACGTGGAGGGCGCGCTCCTTGCGGAGACGATTCCCGGAGCCGGCTCATGA
- a CDS encoding aspartate aminotransferase family protein, with product MTEDSLFANYKRAPVAFSHGDGVRLWDTQGREYLDFLAGIAVSSLGHSHPALTEAITRQAGRYLHVSNLFRIREQERAGELLVEATNGLLQSAFFCNSGAEAVEAAIKLARRYAYDRDGSGDRHRILTAEGGFHGRTLGALAATATPAYQVGFGPLPGGFASVPFGDLEAATAEIDGSTCAVLIEAIQGEAGVIEPPEGYLDGVQALCRERGALFILDEVQTGIGRLGRAYGFQHYGLEPDVVTLAKGLGGGVPVGAVLARSEVASALVPGTHGTTFGGNPLASAAVRAVLETVFEPDFLERVVRAGEYLRALLGQLKAGGLVTEVRGQGLMTAIECTPDAADVATRCLENGLIVNAPRPHSIRMLPPLVVHDPEIERAVGILAHCLEEAAA from the coding sequence ATGACCGAGGACAGCCTGTTCGCAAACTACAAGCGGGCGCCGGTGGCGTTCAGCCACGGCGACGGAGTGCGCCTGTGGGACACCCAAGGCCGCGAGTACCTCGACTTTCTGGCAGGTATCGCGGTCTCGTCCCTGGGCCACAGCCACCCGGCTCTGACCGAGGCGATCACGCGCCAGGCCGGGCGCTACCTGCACGTCTCGAACCTCTTCAGGATCCGCGAACAGGAGCGGGCGGGCGAGTTGCTGGTGGAGGCGACGAACGGTTTGCTCCAAAGCGCCTTCTTCTGCAACAGCGGCGCCGAGGCGGTCGAAGCCGCGATCAAGCTGGCGCGGCGCTACGCCTACGACCGCGACGGCTCGGGCGACCGGCATCGGATCCTCACCGCGGAGGGCGGCTTCCACGGCCGTACCCTGGGAGCTCTGGCGGCGACGGCCACGCCCGCCTACCAGGTCGGCTTCGGCCCCCTCCCGGGAGGGTTCGCCTCGGTACCCTTCGGCGATCTGGAGGCGGCGACCGCCGAGATCGACGGCAGCACCTGCGCGGTCCTCATCGAGGCGATCCAGGGCGAGGCCGGCGTGATCGAACCGCCGGAGGGCTATCTCGATGGTGTGCAGGCGCTCTGCCGCGAACGTGGCGCCCTGTTCATCCTCGACGAGGTGCAGACCGGGATCGGCCGCCTCGGCCGGGCCTACGGCTTTCAGCACTACGGCCTTGAACCGGACGTCGTGACTCTCGCCAAGGGTCTCGGCGGCGGCGTTCCTGTGGGCGCCGTGCTGGCGCGGAGCGAGGTCGCTTCGGCGCTGGTGCCGGGCACCCACGGCACGACTTTCGGCGGCAACCCTCTCGCCAGCGCCGCCGTCCGGGCCGTGCTCGAGACGGTGTTCGAGCCGGACTTCCTCGAGCGGGTGGTCCGCGCGGGTGAGTACCTTCGCGCCTTGCTCGGTCAACTCAAGGCCGGCGGCCTGGTCACCGAAGTGCGGGGCCAGGGGCTGATGACGGCGATCGAGTGCACGCCGGACGCGGCCGATGTCGCGACCCGTTGCCTGGAGAATGGCCTGATCGTCAACGCGCCCCGTCCGCACAGCATCCGGATGCTGCCGCCCCTCGTGGTCCACGACCCGGAGATCGAGCGAGCGGTCGGGATCCTCGCGCATTGCCTGGAGGAAGCTGCGGCTTGA
- the argB gene encoding acetylglutamate kinase translates to MKAERDLGQEMAAALRYASAWRGKRVVIKYGGRAMAGEKFGTLIEDLVLLRTAGLRPMLVHGGGAEISTTLQTMGIEPRFVDGLRVTDKDTMRVVEMVLGGSVNKRLVGMIQRAGGRAVGLTGKDGDLLRVRPHARADELGFVGEIERVDTSLLDQLTNSGYVPVIGSLGVGPGGDTYNVNADTAAAALAAEVAAEKLLLLTDVRGINDNGAFRSRLTPGEAKELIDSGVVSAGMVPKVRACLSAIEAGVGSAHIVAAGEPHGLLVELFTEGGIGTMIKPATQQSLIQGVDLS, encoded by the coding sequence ATGAAAGCAGAGCGGGATCTCGGTCAGGAAATGGCGGCAGCGCTACGCTATGCCTCGGCGTGGCGTGGCAAGCGCGTCGTCATCAAGTACGGCGGCCGCGCGATGGCGGGCGAGAAGTTCGGCACCCTGATCGAGGACCTGGTGCTGTTGCGCACGGCCGGCTTGCGCCCGATGCTGGTTCACGGCGGCGGGGCCGAGATCTCGACGACGCTCCAGACAATGGGCATCGAGCCGCGCTTCGTCGACGGCCTGCGGGTCACGGACAAGGACACGATGCGTGTGGTCGAGATGGTCCTCGGCGGTTCGGTGAACAAGCGCCTGGTCGGCATGATCCAGCGCGCTGGCGGACGGGCCGTCGGACTCACCGGCAAGGACGGCGATCTGCTGCGGGTGCGTCCCCACGCGCGGGCGGACGAACTCGGCTTCGTCGGCGAGATCGAGAGGGTCGACACCTCCCTCCTCGACCAGCTCACGAACTCGGGGTACGTGCCGGTGATCGGCTCGCTCGGCGTGGGGCCGGGCGGTGACACCTACAACGTCAACGCCGATACCGCGGCGGCGGCGCTCGCGGCCGAGGTGGCGGCGGAGAAGCTGCTGCTCCTGACCGACGTGCGCGGGATCAACGACAACGGCGCGTTCCGGTCGCGGCTCACCCCCGGCGAGGCCAAGGAGCTGATCGACTCCGGCGTCGTGTCCGCGGGCATGGTGCCGAAGGTGCGCGCCTGCCTCAGCGCCATCGAGGCCGGAGTCGGGAGCGCCCACATCGTCGCCGCCGGCGAACCGCACGGGCTCCTGGTGGAACTCTTCACCGAAGGCGGCATCGGAACGATGATCAAGCCCGCAACCCAGCAGAGCCTGATTCAGGGAGTAGACCTGTCATGA